Proteins encoded in a region of the Stieleria neptunia genome:
- a CDS encoding thioredoxin family protein, which produces MHHSDFTAMSLALLTCLLAMILGCGTGSQESTTEFVNEVGLPTVSGRELERFVQASQVPVLVEFGVDFNCPRCAQTKSDVVRLRESLEGKVDVIRVDFNANAQMVAKLGGTICPTYVLFDHGQPVLTRSFPVSIDLLEGEILRLEGDSGK; this is translated from the coding sequence ATGCATCACAGCGACTTCACCGCGATGAGTCTTGCATTATTGACCTGCCTGCTCGCGATGATCCTTGGTTGCGGAACCGGTTCGCAGGAATCGACAACTGAGTTCGTAAACGAAGTCGGCCTGCCGACGGTCAGCGGACGTGAATTGGAGCGTTTTGTTCAGGCGAGCCAAGTGCCGGTGCTGGTGGAGTTTGGCGTCGATTTCAATTGTCCACGTTGTGCGCAAACCAAAAGCGATGTGGTTCGACTGCGCGAATCCTTGGAGGGCAAAGTCGACGTGATTCGAGTCGACTTCAACGCCAACGCCCAAATGGTCGCGAAGCTCGGTGGAACGATTTGTCCAACGTATGTCCTTTTCGATCATGGCCAGCCGGTCCTAACTCGAAGCTTTCCGGTCTCGATTGACCTTTTGGAAGGGGAGATACTGAGATTAGAGGGCGACTCCGGGAAGTGA
- a CDS encoding NF038122 family metalloprotease, translating to MKRRPLALESLHDRCLMAADIEAVSSELTESAVYHSRAVPSAAIAGTRLIEPAAGTRDVVDSNDGFRIEIVPGVNLRNQFGALAAVERAAAQWEAMLNDPITVSIQIDLQFEEISSSQFGTDLPAEVLGFARPVEVELPYAQIRTAMQNDGLIEQDDSILASLPSPESIEFAYPGSLRYDDRISLTKANLKALGLHSESVDDELGVADGQILLNPEALLPNQPHRFDYNRADGISPGQFDFESLVVHEIGHVLGFISSVDRIDQAIRAGVTETAIAPSTLDLFRFRSLPGSGNPRTAAAFEEVRRELRPSTPAVMDFVTADGWTTLDHEYPVELGEDIGLIDPGVAFGYQASHWQAEDLFGIPIGVMAPALPPQTISPISNVDLRVFDLIGYDVLPPGEPLTAPELRDDAATVNSQRTIVIDALANDQNNTRALNLSSLRIVESPAGGSVEFDPVTGFFVYTADADFAGEDIFSYIVADDRGIYAQPALVSVQVIGTAVGEAPIATDDFVLVRQNQSVTFDPLANDRDEEESLSFANLRVEVQPAHGAVRPGNNRLVYVPRTDFVGDDSLTYSIADSDGNRSSAVVRITVGATLPPVVISGLPLSLMQRADLSGDARVTAIDALMVINYLDRRGTNSIVTETDTNAHDVNADGQVTALDALVIINALSRSDGGTAVVAVTDLLDREDDDPLLGSEPAELF from the coding sequence GTGAAACGCCGACCACTTGCTCTTGAATCACTGCACGACCGTTGCCTGATGGCGGCCGATATCGAGGCAGTTTCGTCCGAACTCACCGAGTCTGCCGTCTATCACTCGCGGGCCGTTCCCTCCGCAGCCATCGCCGGAACGCGTTTGATCGAACCAGCCGCGGGGACACGCGATGTCGTCGATAGTAACGATGGTTTTCGCATCGAAATCGTGCCGGGCGTGAATCTGCGAAACCAGTTCGGGGCATTGGCGGCCGTCGAGCGGGCGGCGGCCCAGTGGGAAGCGATGCTGAACGATCCGATCACGGTCTCGATTCAGATCGATTTGCAGTTTGAGGAAATTTCGTCGAGCCAGTTCGGAACCGATCTTCCTGCCGAAGTGCTCGGCTTCGCCCGCCCCGTCGAAGTCGAGTTGCCGTATGCGCAAATTCGTACCGCGATGCAGAACGATGGCTTGATCGAACAAGACGATTCGATCCTCGCTTCGCTGCCGTCGCCCGAGTCGATCGAATTCGCTTATCCGGGGTCGCTTCGTTACGACGATCGTATCAGCCTGACCAAAGCCAACTTGAAGGCGCTCGGCTTGCATTCGGAATCCGTTGACGACGAATTGGGAGTCGCCGACGGGCAGATCTTGCTTAATCCTGAGGCACTTCTGCCGAATCAGCCTCACCGCTTTGACTACAACAGGGCAGACGGGATCTCACCCGGCCAATTCGATTTTGAATCCCTTGTCGTCCATGAGATCGGTCATGTCTTGGGATTCATCTCATCGGTTGATCGCATCGACCAAGCGATTCGTGCAGGCGTGACCGAGACGGCGATCGCTCCTTCCACGCTGGACCTGTTCCGTTTCCGATCGCTACCCGGTTCGGGAAACCCGCGAACAGCGGCGGCGTTTGAAGAGGTGCGGCGAGAGTTGCGGCCATCCACGCCAGCCGTCATGGACTTCGTCACCGCCGACGGTTGGACGACTTTGGATCATGAATATCCAGTCGAGCTTGGTGAAGACATCGGTTTGATTGATCCGGGTGTGGCGTTCGGATATCAAGCGAGCCACTGGCAAGCAGAAGATTTGTTTGGAATACCGATCGGTGTGATGGCCCCGGCGCTGCCGCCGCAGACGATCTCGCCAATTTCCAACGTCGATCTGCGAGTCTTCGATCTGATCGGCTACGATGTGCTACCGCCTGGCGAGCCCCTCACGGCACCGGAACTTCGCGATGATGCGGCGACGGTCAACAGCCAGCGAACGATCGTCATCGATGCTCTGGCAAACGACCAAAACAACACTCGAGCGTTGAATTTGTCGTCATTGCGAATCGTCGAATCGCCCGCCGGCGGGTCCGTCGAATTCGACCCGGTTACGGGCTTCTTTGTCTACACCGCCGATGCGGATTTCGCGGGCGAGGACATCTTCAGCTACATCGTTGCCGACGATCGCGGCATCTATGCCCAGCCCGCTCTGGTTTCCGTTCAGGTCATCGGTACAGCGGTCGGCGAAGCCCCGATCGCGACCGACGACTTTGTCCTGGTGCGACAAAATCAATCGGTCACGTTCGATCCACTGGCGAATGACCGCGACGAAGAGGAATCGCTTTCGTTCGCAAATTTGCGTGTCGAAGTGCAACCGGCCCATGGGGCGGTTCGTCCGGGAAACAACCGCTTGGTCTATGTGCCTCGAACCGACTTCGTGGGCGACGATTCGCTGACCTATTCTATTGCCGACAGCGATGGAAACCGATCGTCCGCCGTTGTGCGAATCACCGTCGGTGCGACGTTGCCACCGGTGGTGATTTCTGGTCTACCGCTCAGCCTGATGCAGCGGGCCGATCTCAGCGGCGATGCCCGAGTGACCGCGATTGATGCATTGATGGTGATCAACTATCTGGATCGGCGAGGCACCAACTCAATCGTCACCGAGACGGACACAAACGCACACGATGTCAATGCTGACGGCCAAGTGACGGCGCTCGACGCGCTTGTGATTATCAACGCTCTGAGCCGTAGTGACGGTGGAACCGCAGTTGTGGCTGTCACCGATCTTTTGGATCGAGAGGACGACGACCCGTTGCTTGGAAGCGAGCCCGCGGAATTGTTCTAA
- a CDS encoding DUF192 domain-containing protein translates to MKLINADSGEVLLDQLEFADTYWKRFKGLQLRRSLPQGSGLLLSPCSSLHTCFMRFSIDVIMLDRENVVLGKKLRMRPWRVVICNRGTARVIEVSPGSVDVADGTQLSWMDS, encoded by the coding sequence ATGAAGCTGATCAATGCCGATAGCGGCGAAGTCTTGCTCGATCAACTCGAGTTCGCAGACACGTATTGGAAACGGTTCAAAGGTTTGCAGTTGCGACGTTCGCTGCCACAGGGTTCGGGATTGTTGTTGTCGCCTTGTTCGTCACTCCATACTTGCTTCATGCGATTTTCGATCGATGTCATTATGCTGGATCGGGAGAACGTGGTACTGGGAAAGAAGTTGCGAATGCGCCCTTGGCGTGTCGTGATTTGTAATCGCGGGACCGCCCGAGTTATCGAAGTCAGCCCCGGTTCGGTCGACGTCGCCGACGGAACGCAACTGAGTTGGATGGATTCGTGA
- a CDS encoding tetratricopeptide repeat protein has product MMINRRSRNATVISLALALSVGCSSIKKHRDSDFLKPLASSSPAESKAKREPMPSERSLCMETAKTVAGQGYAAEAIQLYERAEQLDPAAAPLDAELAPLYADVGNQNAAIQRYQRCVERTPDDVELSNNFAWTLMEAGRYDQAITEASRGLQNDSNHVRLRSTLAMIHYRQGDRAAAFQQFEQAHGSTVAHHNLAILDIDAGNLDAAQEHLQLARQSAQPNSKTESLVSALESHVSTR; this is encoded by the coding sequence ATGATGATAAACCGGCGGTCTCGCAACGCGACGGTCATCTCTTTGGCACTCGCGCTTTCGGTCGGTTGCAGCAGCATCAAAAAGCATCGCGATTCGGATTTTTTGAAGCCGCTCGCATCGTCGTCGCCGGCTGAATCCAAAGCGAAACGCGAACCGATGCCCAGTGAACGATCGCTGTGCATGGAAACCGCCAAGACCGTGGCCGGACAAGGGTACGCCGCGGAAGCCATTCAACTTTACGAACGTGCTGAGCAACTCGATCCAGCCGCCGCGCCGCTTGATGCCGAGCTTGCCCCCTTGTACGCCGACGTCGGCAATCAAAACGCTGCGATCCAACGGTACCAACGATGCGTCGAGCGCACGCCTGATGACGTCGAGCTGTCCAACAACTTCGCTTGGACTTTGATGGAAGCCGGGCGTTATGACCAGGCGATCACCGAAGCGAGCCGGGGGTTACAAAACGACTCCAACCACGTCCGTCTCCGATCAACGCTGGCAATGATTCACTATCGACAAGGCGACCGAGCAGCAGCGTTCCAACAGTTTGAGCAAGCCCACGGATCCACCGTCGCCCATCACAACCTCGCGATCCTGGACATCGACGCCGGCAATCTCGACGCTGCCCAAGAGCATCTGCAACTCGCAAGGCAATCCGCTCAGCCCAACTCCAAAACCGAATCGCTAGTGTCCGCGCTAGAATCGCACGTCTCAACGCGATAG
- a CDS encoding type II secretion system F family protein, producing MVVVGVIALWAIVGLVGVGGYQLYTRHQRTLERFSEATEEWSKPEAGAGHRSADQTFGLDSSARRLARRWFWVPWTVGILMALSVWIVFRWPPQYVLAIGAVVSLLLNQFESFLHTRHIAKLERQLADAIDIMVGAVSAGAALGPAMDAATLETDRPLKPYLQEIAGRIRLGDDPASVFRSLADRVPLETFLLFSSSLAVHFEVGGRLAPTLATVGRTIRDRIEITRRIQSNIAQSQFSTFAILGLIYLIAVIVWRNGPEPMREFVTSTVGSWFIAGSIIMQAVGIAWMNLISKPKF from the coding sequence GTGGTAGTCGTCGGCGTCATTGCGTTGTGGGCAATCGTTGGGTTGGTCGGCGTTGGCGGGTATCAGCTTTACACCCGGCACCAGCGAACGCTTGAACGGTTTTCCGAAGCGACCGAGGAATGGTCGAAGCCGGAAGCAGGAGCGGGGCATCGCTCTGCCGACCAAACGTTCGGTCTCGATTCATCGGCACGCCGCCTGGCCCGTCGTTGGTTTTGGGTGCCATGGACGGTTGGCATCCTGATGGCGTTGTCGGTTTGGATTGTTTTTCGTTGGCCGCCGCAATATGTGCTGGCGATCGGTGCGGTGGTATCGTTGCTGTTGAACCAATTTGAAAGTTTCCTCCATACACGTCACATCGCGAAATTAGAACGTCAACTCGCCGACGCGATTGACATCATGGTCGGGGCGGTCAGTGCCGGCGCCGCGCTCGGTCCGGCGATGGACGCGGCGACGCTTGAAACCGATCGACCACTGAAACCTTATCTGCAAGAAATTGCGGGACGGATTCGTTTGGGCGACGATCCCGCGTCGGTGTTTCGGTCACTTGCCGATCGTGTACCGTTGGAAACGTTTTTGCTGTTTTCATCATCGCTGGCCGTTCACTTCGAAGTCGGCGGCCGGCTTGCCCCCACACTGGCGACCGTCGGACGAACGATCCGCGACCGCATCGAAATCACACGTCGCATTCAATCCAACATCGCCCAATCGCAATTCAGCACGTTTGCGATCCTGGGACTGATCTATTTGATCGCCGTCATCGTCTGGCGAAACGGGCCGGAACCGATGCGAGAGTTCGTCACGTCCACCGTCGGCAGTTGGTTCATCGCCGGTTCCATCATCATGCAAGCGGTCGGGATTGCGTGGATGAACTTGATCTCAAAGCCGAAGTTCTGA
- a CDS encoding GTP-binding protein, translating to MSQSNRSKHLPVTVLSGFLGAGKTTLLNHILTNRDNLKVAVIVNDMSEVNIDAALVKSGDANLSRTEEQLVEMSNGCICCTLREDLLVEVRRLARDGRFDYLLIESTGISEPMPVAETFTFEDENGDSLSLVAELDTMVTVVDAGNFMKDFGSWDDLTDRRLGLSEDDRRNIVDLLVDQVEFANVVIVNKTDLVSPYDLEQLNQILRRLNPNAKFINTTESRVDLTEIMGTGLFSLGEAELQPGWLAVPRGEEETETEEYGISHFVYRRQRPFHPKRLTDVLDGDMDEGLFDGVLRSKGLMWIASRHDWAYDWSQAGCSIRMNPAGFWWAAAPNDEWPEDQESIAEIQSKFVGDYGDRHQQLVFIGNVMDQDRITQILDGCLLTDLEYVQGPEFWRNLEDTLPPIELETGEELMEEGVV from the coding sequence ATGTCCCAATCGAATCGATCGAAACACCTACCCGTCACTGTCCTTTCCGGCTTCCTCGGCGCGGGCAAGACGACGCTGCTGAACCACATTTTGACCAATCGCGATAACCTGAAAGTTGCGGTGATTGTCAACGACATGAGCGAAGTCAATATCGACGCGGCACTTGTGAAGTCGGGTGACGCGAATCTGTCGCGCACCGAAGAGCAGCTCGTCGAAATGTCCAACGGCTGTATCTGCTGCACGCTTCGTGAGGACCTGCTCGTTGAGGTCCGTCGACTTGCTCGCGACGGCCGATTCGACTACTTGCTGATCGAATCGACCGGAATTTCCGAGCCGATGCCGGTGGCCGAGACGTTTACGTTCGAGGATGAAAACGGCGATAGTCTCTCGCTGGTTGCTGAACTTGACACGATGGTCACGGTCGTCGACGCGGGCAACTTCATGAAGGACTTTGGTTCCTGGGACGACCTGACCGATCGTCGCTTGGGTCTGAGCGAAGACGACAGGCGGAACATCGTTGATTTGTTGGTCGATCAAGTCGAGTTTGCCAACGTCGTCATCGTCAACAAGACCGATCTGGTGTCGCCTTACGACCTCGAACAGCTCAATCAAATCCTGCGGCGGCTCAATCCGAACGCCAAGTTCATCAACACGACCGAGAGTCGAGTTGACTTGACCGAGATCATGGGCACGGGGCTTTTTTCACTCGGCGAAGCTGAATTGCAACCGGGTTGGTTGGCGGTCCCGCGAGGCGAAGAAGAGACGGAAACCGAAGAATACGGAATTTCGCATTTCGTCTATCGCCGCCAGCGCCCGTTTCATCCCAAACGATTGACCGACGTGCTTGATGGCGACATGGACGAGGGCTTGTTTGATGGTGTTCTACGCAGCAAAGGACTGATGTGGATCGCATCGCGTCACGACTGGGCTTACGATTGGTCGCAAGCGGGCTGTTCGATCCGAATGAATCCCGCCGGATTTTGGTGGGCGGCCGCTCCGAACGATGAGTGGCCCGAAGACCAAGAATCAATCGCCGAGATTCAATCGAAGTTCGTCGGCGACTATGGCGATCGACATCAACAGTTGGTGTTCATCGGCAACGTGATGGACCAGGATCGGATCACGCAGATTCTCGATGGCTGTTTGCTGACGGATCTTGAGTACGTGCAGGGGCCGGAGTTCTGGCGGAATCTTGAAGACACTTTGCCACCGATTGAATTGGAAACCGGTGAAGAGCTTATGGAAGAGGGGGTAGTGTGA
- a CDS encoding BBP7 family outer membrane beta-barrel protein, whose amino-acid sequence MRHIGRLGLGIAVWWLATLPTLAWDRGCDDSQPGYSESGDSACYRFSDEGSCFAQDTGCLGQTLANGRYQSLFWVGVDSLWLTHSGSEFRSEILDPGNNTVTIAQTLDHGLPVAPRVRMGTLLLDSFRTELSYFGTVGWESSATLRNVAPLPDLDATIDYDAELHNVEWNFFGGQSEVDSHWLIGLRYLRYRDSFSEAYRLDTGFGPLIEETARGEATNDAFGPQAGVGLDLGGGSTRLHLGAKLGLMNNQVQQSGPGFNDAIVIDGIAETTFDNDSNEFAWLGDLEVTLEHQVSRSVSFRLGYQGLFLDNVVQSATQNGQQSKASQISFHGLVLGAQWVR is encoded by the coding sequence ATGCGACATATCGGTCGGCTCGGGTTGGGAATCGCGGTGTGGTGGCTTGCCACGTTGCCGACATTGGCATGGGATCGTGGTTGCGATGACTCACAACCCGGATATTCAGAGTCAGGTGATTCGGCTTGCTACCGGTTCAGCGACGAAGGCAGTTGTTTCGCCCAAGACACGGGTTGCCTCGGGCAAACGCTCGCCAACGGCCGGTATCAATCGCTGTTCTGGGTTGGCGTTGACAGTTTGTGGTTGACGCATTCTGGCAGCGAGTTTCGCTCCGAAATCCTGGATCCGGGCAATAACACGGTCACGATCGCACAAACCCTTGATCACGGATTGCCGGTCGCTCCGCGGGTCCGAATGGGAACGCTGTTGCTGGACTCGTTTCGCACCGAACTGAGCTACTTCGGCACCGTTGGATGGGAATCGTCCGCGACATTGCGAAATGTCGCACCGCTGCCTGACTTGGACGCGACAATCGACTACGACGCCGAGCTTCACAACGTCGAGTGGAATTTTTTTGGCGGGCAGTCCGAGGTCGACTCACACTGGCTGATCGGGTTGCGTTACCTGCGTTATCGCGATTCGTTTTCGGAAGCCTACCGCTTGGATACCGGATTCGGGCCACTCATCGAGGAAACAGCACGAGGCGAGGCGACCAATGATGCGTTCGGGCCTCAGGCCGGTGTGGGCCTGGACTTGGGTGGCGGCAGCACACGATTGCACTTGGGCGCCAAGCTTGGCCTGATGAACAATCAAGTGCAGCAATCCGGGCCGGGTTTCAACGATGCAATCGTAATCGATGGGATTGCTGAAACAACATTCGATAACGACTCCAACGAGTTCGCTTGGTTGGGCGATTTGGAAGTCACGCTGGAACACCAGGTATCAAGATCAGTGTCGTTCCGCTTGGGTTACCAAGGACTCTTCTTGGACAACGTCGTTCAATCGGCGACGCAAAACGGTCAGCAATCAAAGGCGAGTCAGATTTCGTTCCACGGGTTGGTGTTGGGCGCGCAGTGGGTGCGATGA
- a CDS encoding type II secretion system F family protein: MPSINLIIAFGLLAGIVAIGFYAIRWMLLREQTRARWEQAADVDVNQALDSSSPRGWLSGWLFLAGYRSAAAPWTFVAGMITCTMVGMGAATLFLLSGLQQVMERTVVLVPGGVGETFLPVVWVAPWIIAILLICLPVTIVRSARRKRVAMIEQDLPLAMELMATLSEAGLSFDSALLRILKTRLAGRPLANELNLYHADLLAGRPRIQSLRRLSGRIRIGSISILVSALVQAEQMGMGIAKVLRTQADDIRARRREKAIAFANSLPVKRLFPLVICFLPGLFVWTLGPAFVQLFKLTETFTRGGGF, from the coding sequence ATGCCGAGCATCAATTTGATCATCGCGTTCGGTCTGCTGGCCGGCATTGTCGCAATCGGATTCTACGCGATCCGCTGGATGCTTTTGCGCGAGCAAACGCGAGCGCGTTGGGAACAAGCGGCAGACGTTGACGTCAACCAAGCCCTCGATTCCTCGTCACCACGTGGATGGCTGTCGGGCTGGCTGTTTCTGGCTGGATATCGCAGTGCCGCGGCACCGTGGACCTTCGTCGCCGGAATGATCACTTGCACGATGGTTGGCATGGGCGCGGCAACATTGTTTTTGCTCTCGGGTTTGCAACAGGTCATGGAGCGAACGGTCGTGTTGGTTCCCGGCGGCGTCGGTGAGACGTTCTTGCCGGTCGTTTGGGTCGCCCCCTGGATCATCGCCATCCTGCTGATCTGTTTACCCGTCACGATCGTCCGCTCGGCTCGACGCAAACGGGTCGCGATGATCGAGCAGGATCTTCCGCTTGCCATGGAGCTGATGGCGACGCTCAGCGAAGCGGGCTTGAGTTTCGATTCGGCGCTGTTGCGGATTTTGAAAACTCGCCTTGCCGGGCGACCGCTGGCCAACGAATTGAATCTCTATCACGCCGACCTACTCGCCGGCCGTCCGAGGATTCAATCGCTCAGGCGGCTCAGCGGCCGAATCCGCATCGGTTCGATCTCGATCCTTGTTTCCGCGCTTGTCCAAGCCGAACAGATGGGGATGGGAATCGCCAAAGTCCTTCGCACGCAAGCCGACGACATCCGCGCGCGACGCCGTGAGAAAGCGATTGCCTTCGCCAATTCGCTGCCCGTCAAGCGATTGTTTCCGCTGGTGATTTGTTTCCTGCCCGGTCTGTTCGTCTGGACGCTCGGTCCCGCGTTCGTGCAACTGTTCAAACTGACCGAAACCTTCACCCGTGGCGGAGGTTTTTGA
- a CDS encoding type II and III secretion system protein family protein, whose product MKPSWRRHHRKRSLALLLAGLMVAVTVPAVAQEIEVSPSILAQQPATPPAPPAESVPIRSRLQSNFPQELILPPPSERAERDASRFIPTSIDPELSLKLVVGRPKVLQLAETPKRIYTPADTIIRTEIIDEQSGKEVAVTGMQPGTTTLIFWFDDDGAPGGQSTVAYEVRVYADPLFARPTEDLQADLNEKFPNSYIELDELADRLIVRGQTPDAIEMSQILDVLLGARQARNWSGQALESQAALTAVNFTTTAERLESERAAAFADRILDARALAEAGIINQLKIVGEQQVMLKVTVAEVNRSAARSIGLNFGVDNNDGLTVFQSLTGGLTQAGGAGNQSGANILASLDMGQVRLAIEALRTMNLSRTLAEPNLVAMNGQSADFQAGGQFPIPVISSGGGGGNNLQGVSFVPFGVQLQFTPFIQDRDVIRLQMNAEVSTRDESLGTSIGGGGGGTQVSGLNSRNFSTTVQLRSGQTIAVAGLLQTNYGSSTDRVPFWGDLPIIGATGGVNRTSGGEQELVVLVTPHLVAPVDAGSAPALPGRDVHEPTDIEFFIANRLESRRSKDYRSSVRTDYARQRHAEHCRAEQFMIGEVGPTDRCYPRPAPVPHAAIPSASSTHSTPTQHSPTMELIEPQGIPGAAPGTTFPGMIRRGMDAQ is encoded by the coding sequence ATGAAACCCTCTTGGCGACGACATCATCGAAAGCGATCACTTGCATTGCTGCTCGCCGGATTGATGGTCGCGGTGACCGTTCCCGCTGTGGCACAGGAGATCGAAGTTTCGCCGTCGATCCTGGCTCAGCAACCGGCGACTCCGCCCGCGCCTCCGGCCGAGTCGGTGCCAATTCGCTCGCGATTGCAAAGCAATTTTCCCCAGGAATTGATCCTGCCGCCGCCCAGCGAACGAGCCGAGCGGGATGCGTCGCGGTTCATTCCCACGTCGATTGACCCCGAACTGTCGTTGAAGCTGGTAGTGGGACGCCCGAAAGTCTTGCAACTTGCCGAAACGCCCAAACGGATCTACACGCCCGCTGACACGATCATTCGCACGGAGATCATTGACGAGCAAAGCGGCAAAGAGGTCGCCGTCACTGGAATGCAACCGGGCACAACGACGTTGATCTTTTGGTTCGATGACGATGGTGCCCCCGGCGGTCAAAGTACCGTGGCTTATGAAGTCCGTGTTTATGCCGATCCACTGTTTGCGCGTCCAACCGAAGACTTGCAAGCGGACCTCAATGAAAAGTTCCCCAACAGCTACATCGAACTGGACGAACTCGCCGATCGGTTGATCGTCCGCGGTCAAACGCCCGATGCGATCGAGATGTCGCAGATCCTCGATGTGCTATTGGGGGCGAGGCAAGCTAGAAACTGGAGCGGTCAAGCTTTGGAATCGCAGGCCGCACTCACAGCAGTGAACTTCACCACCACCGCTGAGCGACTGGAATCGGAGCGGGCAGCTGCATTCGCCGACCGCATTCTCGACGCACGCGCTCTTGCTGAGGCCGGCATCATCAACCAACTGAAGATCGTTGGCGAGCAGCAAGTGATGTTGAAAGTCACGGTCGCGGAAGTCAACCGCAGTGCCGCGCGCAGCATCGGGTTGAACTTCGGGGTCGACAACAACGACGGTTTGACCGTGTTTCAATCGCTGACCGGTGGTTTGACGCAAGCCGGTGGTGCCGGCAATCAAAGTGGTGCCAACATCCTCGCCTCGTTGGACATGGGCCAAGTTCGTTTGGCCATCGAAGCGCTCCGCACCATGAACCTGTCTCGCACTTTGGCCGAACCGAATCTGGTCGCCATGAATGGCCAGTCTGCGGACTTTCAAGCGGGCGGTCAATTTCCGATTCCCGTCATCAGCTCAGGCGGAGGCGGCGGAAACAATCTTCAAGGTGTCTCGTTCGTGCCCTTTGGTGTGCAGTTGCAATTCACGCCCTTTATCCAAGATCGCGATGTGATTCGATTGCAGATGAACGCGGAAGTGAGCACTCGCGATGAGTCCTTGGGCACGAGCATCGGCGGTGGAGGCGGTGGGACTCAGGTTTCGGGACTGAACAGCCGCAACTTTTCAACCACGGTGCAACTGCGCAGCGGCCAAACGATTGCCGTTGCGGGACTATTACAAACGAACTACGGGTCCAGTACGGATCGCGTTCCCTTCTGGGGTGACTTGCCGATCATCGGTGCCACCGGCGGCGTCAACCGCACGAGCGGTGGCGAGCAGGAACTCGTTGTCTTGGTCACACCACACTTGGTAGCCCCCGTCGACGCCGGATCCGCCCCCGCATTGCCCGGCCGCGATGTTCACGAACCCACCGACATCGAATTCTTCATTGCCAATCGATTGGAGAGTCGCCGCTCCAAAGACTATCGCTCGTCGGTTCGCACGGACTACGCACGTCAAAGGCATGCCGAGCATTGTCGTGCGGAACAGTTCATGATCGGCGAAGTCGGCCCGACCGATCGCTGCTATCCGCGACCGGCACCGGTCCCGCATGCTGCGATTCCGTCTGCAAGCAGCACGCACAGCACGCCAACGCAGCACAGCCCCACGATGGAACTGATTGAACCGCAGGGCATACCCGGTGCAGCGCCCGGCACAACCTTCCCCGGCATGATTCGACGAGGCATGGATGCTCAATAA